The Thunnus albacares chromosome 11, fThuAlb1.1, whole genome shotgun sequence genome contains a region encoding:
- the senp7 gene encoding sentrin-specific protease 7 isoform X3, whose protein sequence is MTERRRALTLPFSVDKDNPMENPLRIPMTCLSSDCGKLDRQQVPWTAIAGCKIRHCDSQHKNASMLFEHNHAAMVKCGMARRKPHLILTDVLKTKLGKAYIERIKQNHSLGQKGQSSQKESGGCREESPIRRGTRSAQRETRNDKNKSMTTKCNQKTTSSSAQRSRLRRRSHNTDGDEDKEESKDIDEGMIDKDNGEDYKFAEVVDCGLSVSWEPAEDTGSCDEFSPASIKDRWTDPGNEVQQSLKRKRRDAGAHCNGTGSPKRHRESVLRLTGEDGRDGGPAQTRICFEESGEDLDLESLDRSIVQFTVGADERTDVLLPIINPNLEAGDFIGTPRRRLSSSQDDTTKISPSEPIVLSSDDEESSGDPEPSRTAVHTPVTVEGTVIRGKSSQDAVAKQQEAPDIQDMQMLHVVVKELPGSVPVTPIPTVDHSCMGVAFSRLHCGGYQGKANGDIMITDQKIIIPLKDTSEKVEVMLSLEREELRRYSVWEQEELEDQDIHCMDNEEPPPAAVLLFCVSETAAAAIQWDLRKLKQDGTTNPGKASPFILLTLRDPLKGMEGALLRSFLDIDCLKSLGHDKSFVDGVDDLEDIHCPVLSLDDSLELIRRTGLDPHLLSLLGLESPDPDPDPGPDIDQDSPYSDRDSNASPQIQLEDDSQEETALELETPPEQDTEMQLKPDEDQIEQELEHPSESREEPIPAYTLCHRRTRGSYSVSLCNADSSWTKYKHEGLARRLIQFPPPPLKGGITVTMEDLQCLDSGQFLNDVIIDFYLKYLLQNASDSVAERSHIFSSFFYKQLTRRDNASEGVTSDSQRQRRHQRVKTWTRHVDIFKKDFLFVPVNQEAHWYLVVICFPGLDEPKVEPWTGKDSMGNGHNGTDELQDQEEAQGSKSSDDNTETPPASNHSDSLDTETGTKNENAQEDSNKESPPGPVNCTEQTCQRESVCKSPCILIMDSLRLSLHERVFKLLREYLQSEWEVRRGSSREFGPDQMKSSHCQVPLQDNSSDCGLYLLQYVESFLKDPVVHFDLPLHLEHWFPRQQVRRKRDEIRDLVLNLYRHQNLDNNR, encoded by the exons ATGACGGAGCGACGGAGAGCCTTAACTCTTCCATTTAGTGTTGACAAGGATAACCCG ATGGAAAACCCTCTCAGAATCCCCATGACATGTCTTTCATCAGACTGTGGCAAgttagacagacag CAGGTTCCCTGGACTGCTATTGCAGGTTGCAAAATCAGACACTGTGATTCACAACATAAAAATGCTTCCATGCTGTTTGAGCACAACCATGCAGCCATGGTCAAATGTGGAATGGCCAG GAGGAAGCCCCACTTGATCCTGACAGATGTCCTAAAGACAAAGCTGGGTAAAGCTTACATAGAAAGGATAAAACAAAATCACTCCTTAGGACAGAAAGGACAAAGTTCGCAAAAGGAGAGTGGTGGGTGCAGAGAGGAATCCCCGATCCGCAGAGGCACGAGGTCTGCTCAGAGGGAAACTAGGAATGATAAGAACAAGAGCATGACAACAAAATGCAACCAGAAGACCACCTCCTCATCCGCTCAAAG GTCAAGACTCAGAAGAAGGTCACATAATACTGACGGTGACGAGGACAAAGAAGAAAGCAAAGATATAGACGAGGGGATGATCGACAAGGACAACGGAGAAGACTACAAATTTGCTGAAGTTGTAG ATTGTGGGTTGTCAGTGAGCTGGGAGCCTGCTGAGGATACGGGAAGCTGTGATGAGTTTTCCCCAGCTAGCATCAAGGACAGGTGGACTGATCCAGGAAATGAAGTACAACAAAGTTTG aagaggaaaagaagggaTGCAGGGGCCCATTGCAATGGAACAGGCAGTCCCAAACGCCACCGTGAAAGTGTGCTTCGCCTCACTGGGGAAGACGGAAGAGACGGAGGACCAGCCCAGACACGTATTTGTTTTGAAGAAAGTGGAGAAGACTTGGATTTGGAAAGCCTGGACCGTAGCATTGTACAGTTCACGGTGGGAGCAGATGAGAGAACAGATGTTCTGCTCCCAATCATCAATCCTAATTTGGAGGCTGGGGACTTTATTGGAACCCCCAGACGCCGTCTATCGTCCAGCCAGGACGACACAACCAAGATCAGCCCCTCTGAACCTA TTGTGCTGTCCAGTGATGATGAGGAAAGCAGTGGCGATCCTGAACCCAGCAGAACAGCAGTCCATACACCGGTCACTGTGGAAGGCACAGTAATACGGGGAAAATCCTCACAGGACGCTGTGGCCAAACAGCAAGAAGCTCCTGACATACAGGATATGCAG atGCTGCATGTCGTTGTAAAAGAGCTTCCTGGTTCTGTGCCGGTTACTCCCATACCCACTGTAGACCACTCTTGCATGGGCGTGGCCTTCTCCAGACTGCACTGTGGAGGTTACCAAGGGAAGGCGAATGGAGACATCATG ATAACAGACCAAAAAATCATCATCCCATTGAAAG ACACTAGTGAAAAGGTGGAGGTGATGTTAAGCTTGGAACGTGAAGAGCTGAGGAGGTACAGTGTTTGGGAGCAGGAGGAACTGGAGGATCAGGATATTCACTGTATGGACAACGAAGAGCCGCCTCCTGCTGCTgtccttttgttttgtgtgtcagaaactgctgcagctgctatACAGTGGGACCTCCGTAAGCTCAAACAGGATGGAACCACAAACCCTG gCAAAGCCAGCCCCTTCATCCTGCTGACTCTGAGAGATCCTCTGAAGGGAATGGAGGGGGCTTTATTGCGCTCCTTCTTGGACATTGACTGTCTCAAAAGTCTGGGACATGACAAAAGCTTTGTAGATGGAGTCGATGATTTGGAGGACATCCACTGTCCTGTTCTTTCTCTGGACGATAGCTTGGAGCTGATTAGAAGAACTGGACTAGACCCCCACTTGCTGTCCCTGCTGGGTCTGGAGAgccctgaccctgaccctgaccctggACCCGACATAGACCAGGACAGTCCATATTCTGACAGAGACAGCAACGCCTCACCACAAATTCAGCTGGAGGATGATTCACAGGAAGAGACAGCACTAGAGCTGGAGACACCACCAGAGCAGGACACAGAGATGCAACTCAAACCAGATGAGGATCAGATAGAACAAGAGCTCGAACATCCCTCTGAG AGCAGAGAAGAACCCATTCCTGCATACACACTGTGCCATCGTAGAACCAGAGGATCGTACTCCGTGTCCCTGTGTAATGCAGACTCCAGCTGGACTAAATATAAACATGAGGGTCTGGCTCGTAG gttgatCCAGTTTCCTCCTCCACCACTAAAAGGAGGAATCACTGTTACAATGGAGGACCTGCAGTGCCTTGACAGTGGGCAGTTCCTCAATGATGTTATCATAGATTTTTACCTCAA GTACCTCCTCCAGAATGCCTCTGATTCTGTGGCCGAGCGTTCCCACATCTTCAGCAGCTTCTTCTACAAGCAACTAACACGAAGGGACAACGCCAGCGAAGGTGTCACCAGTGACTC TCAGAGGCAGAGGCGGCATCAACGGGTAAAGACGTGGACACGCCATGTGGACATCTTCAAAAAGGACTTCCTTTTCGTGCCTGTCAATCAGGA GGCTCATTGGTATTTAGTCGTCATTTGCTTTCCTGGACTGGATGAGCCAAAAGTTGAGCCTTGGACTGGTAAAGACTCGATGGGAAACGGTCACAACGGGACAGACGAGTTACAGGATCAAGAGGAGGCTCaaggatcaaaaagctcagatGATAATACAGAGACTCCACCTGCATCGAACCATAGTGACAGCTTGGACACAGAGACAGGTACAAAGAATG aAAATGCTCAAGAAGATTCCAACAAAGAAAGTCCACCTGGTCCAGTG AACTGCACAGAGCAGACTTGCCAGAGGGAAAGTGTTTGCAAGAG CCCGTGTATTCTAATCATGGATTCACTCAGACTTTCTCTTCATGAACGAGTCTTCAAACTCTTAAGGGA GTACTTGCAGTCAGAGTGGGAGGTCCGTCGTGGATCATCGAGGGAATTTGGTCCTGATCAGATGAAAAGCTCACATTGCCAAGTTCCCCTTCAGGACAATAGCAGTGACTGTGGTCTCTACCTGCTGCAATACGTCGAGAGTTTTTTAAAG GACCCTGTGGTGCATTTTGACCTCCCTCTACACCTAGAGCATTGGTTTCCACGGCAGCAAGTGCGGAGGAAACGAGATGAAATCAGAGATCTGGTACTTAACCTTTACCGACATCAGAACCTGGACAATAACAGATAG
- the senp7 gene encoding sentrin-specific protease 7 isoform X6: MTERRRALTLPFSVDKDNPVPWTAIAGCKIRHCDSQHKNASMLFEHNHAAMVKCGMARRKPHLILTDVLKTKLGKAYIERIKQNHSLGQKGQSSQKESGGCREESPIRRGTRSAQRETRNDKNKSMTTKCNQKTTSSSAQRSRLRRRSHNTDGDEDKEESKDIDEGMIDKDNGEDYKFAEVVDCGLSVSWEPAEDTGSCDEFSPASIKDRWTDPGNEVQQSLKRKRRDAGAHCNGTGSPKRHRESVLRLTGEDGRDGGPAQTRICFEESGEDLDLESLDRSIVQFTVGADERTDVLLPIINPNLEAGDFIGTPRRRLSSSQDDTTKISPSEPIVLSSDDEESSGDPEPSRTAVHTPVTVEGTVIRGKSSQDAVAKQQEAPDIQDMQMLHVVVKELPGSVPVTPIPTVDHSCMGVAFSRLHCGGYQGKANGDIMITDQKIIIPLKDTSEKVEVMLSLEREELRRYSVWEQEELEDQDIHCMDNEEPPPAAVLLFCVSETAAAAIQWDLRKLKQDGTTNPGKASPFILLTLRDPLKGMEGALLRSFLDIDCLKSLGHDKSFVDGVDDLEDIHCPVLSLDDSLELIRRTGLDPHLLSLLGLESPDPDPDPGPDIDQDSPYSDRDSNASPQIQLEDDSQEETALELETPPEQDTEMQLKPDEDQIEQELEHPSEKSREEPIPAYTLCHRRTRGSYSVSLCNADSSWTKYKHEGLARRLIQFPPPPLKGGITVTMEDLQCLDSGQFLNDVIIDFYLKYLLQNASDSVAERSHIFSSFFYKQLTRRDNASEGVTSDSQRQRRHQRVKTWTRHVDIFKKDFLFVPVNQEAHWYLVVICFPGLDEPKVEPWTGKDSMGNGHNGTDELQDQEEAQGSKSSDDNTETPPASNHSDSLDTETGTKNENAQEDSNKESPPGPVNCTEQTCQRESVCKSPCILIMDSLRLSLHERVFKLLREYLQSEWEVRRGSSREFGPDQMKSSHCQVPLQDNSSDCGLYLLQYVESFLKDPVVHFDLPLHLEHWFPRQQVRRKRDEIRDLVLNLYRHQNLDNNR, from the exons ATGACGGAGCGACGGAGAGCCTTAACTCTTCCATTTAGTGTTGACAAGGATAACCCG GTTCCCTGGACTGCTATTGCAGGTTGCAAAATCAGACACTGTGATTCACAACATAAAAATGCTTCCATGCTGTTTGAGCACAACCATGCAGCCATGGTCAAATGTGGAATGGCCAG GAGGAAGCCCCACTTGATCCTGACAGATGTCCTAAAGACAAAGCTGGGTAAAGCTTACATAGAAAGGATAAAACAAAATCACTCCTTAGGACAGAAAGGACAAAGTTCGCAAAAGGAGAGTGGTGGGTGCAGAGAGGAATCCCCGATCCGCAGAGGCACGAGGTCTGCTCAGAGGGAAACTAGGAATGATAAGAACAAGAGCATGACAACAAAATGCAACCAGAAGACCACCTCCTCATCCGCTCAAAG GTCAAGACTCAGAAGAAGGTCACATAATACTGACGGTGACGAGGACAAAGAAGAAAGCAAAGATATAGACGAGGGGATGATCGACAAGGACAACGGAGAAGACTACAAATTTGCTGAAGTTGTAG ATTGTGGGTTGTCAGTGAGCTGGGAGCCTGCTGAGGATACGGGAAGCTGTGATGAGTTTTCCCCAGCTAGCATCAAGGACAGGTGGACTGATCCAGGAAATGAAGTACAACAAAGTTTG aagaggaaaagaagggaTGCAGGGGCCCATTGCAATGGAACAGGCAGTCCCAAACGCCACCGTGAAAGTGTGCTTCGCCTCACTGGGGAAGACGGAAGAGACGGAGGACCAGCCCAGACACGTATTTGTTTTGAAGAAAGTGGAGAAGACTTGGATTTGGAAAGCCTGGACCGTAGCATTGTACAGTTCACGGTGGGAGCAGATGAGAGAACAGATGTTCTGCTCCCAATCATCAATCCTAATTTGGAGGCTGGGGACTTTATTGGAACCCCCAGACGCCGTCTATCGTCCAGCCAGGACGACACAACCAAGATCAGCCCCTCTGAACCTA TTGTGCTGTCCAGTGATGATGAGGAAAGCAGTGGCGATCCTGAACCCAGCAGAACAGCAGTCCATACACCGGTCACTGTGGAAGGCACAGTAATACGGGGAAAATCCTCACAGGACGCTGTGGCCAAACAGCAAGAAGCTCCTGACATACAGGATATGCAG atGCTGCATGTCGTTGTAAAAGAGCTTCCTGGTTCTGTGCCGGTTACTCCCATACCCACTGTAGACCACTCTTGCATGGGCGTGGCCTTCTCCAGACTGCACTGTGGAGGTTACCAAGGGAAGGCGAATGGAGACATCATG ATAACAGACCAAAAAATCATCATCCCATTGAAAG ACACTAGTGAAAAGGTGGAGGTGATGTTAAGCTTGGAACGTGAAGAGCTGAGGAGGTACAGTGTTTGGGAGCAGGAGGAACTGGAGGATCAGGATATTCACTGTATGGACAACGAAGAGCCGCCTCCTGCTGCTgtccttttgttttgtgtgtcagaaactgctgcagctgctatACAGTGGGACCTCCGTAAGCTCAAACAGGATGGAACCACAAACCCTG gCAAAGCCAGCCCCTTCATCCTGCTGACTCTGAGAGATCCTCTGAAGGGAATGGAGGGGGCTTTATTGCGCTCCTTCTTGGACATTGACTGTCTCAAAAGTCTGGGACATGACAAAAGCTTTGTAGATGGAGTCGATGATTTGGAGGACATCCACTGTCCTGTTCTTTCTCTGGACGATAGCTTGGAGCTGATTAGAAGAACTGGACTAGACCCCCACTTGCTGTCCCTGCTGGGTCTGGAGAgccctgaccctgaccctgaccctggACCCGACATAGACCAGGACAGTCCATATTCTGACAGAGACAGCAACGCCTCACCACAAATTCAGCTGGAGGATGATTCACAGGAAGAGACAGCACTAGAGCTGGAGACACCACCAGAGCAGGACACAGAGATGCAACTCAAACCAGATGAGGATCAGATAGAACAAGAGCTCGAACATCCCTCTGAG AAGAGCAGAGAAGAACCCATTCCTGCATACACACTGTGCCATCGTAGAACCAGAGGATCGTACTCCGTGTCCCTGTGTAATGCAGACTCCAGCTGGACTAAATATAAACATGAGGGTCTGGCTCGTAG gttgatCCAGTTTCCTCCTCCACCACTAAAAGGAGGAATCACTGTTACAATGGAGGACCTGCAGTGCCTTGACAGTGGGCAGTTCCTCAATGATGTTATCATAGATTTTTACCTCAA GTACCTCCTCCAGAATGCCTCTGATTCTGTGGCCGAGCGTTCCCACATCTTCAGCAGCTTCTTCTACAAGCAACTAACACGAAGGGACAACGCCAGCGAAGGTGTCACCAGTGACTC TCAGAGGCAGAGGCGGCATCAACGGGTAAAGACGTGGACACGCCATGTGGACATCTTCAAAAAGGACTTCCTTTTCGTGCCTGTCAATCAGGA GGCTCATTGGTATTTAGTCGTCATTTGCTTTCCTGGACTGGATGAGCCAAAAGTTGAGCCTTGGACTGGTAAAGACTCGATGGGAAACGGTCACAACGGGACAGACGAGTTACAGGATCAAGAGGAGGCTCaaggatcaaaaagctcagatGATAATACAGAGACTCCACCTGCATCGAACCATAGTGACAGCTTGGACACAGAGACAGGTACAAAGAATG aAAATGCTCAAGAAGATTCCAACAAAGAAAGTCCACCTGGTCCAGTG AACTGCACAGAGCAGACTTGCCAGAGGGAAAGTGTTTGCAAGAG CCCGTGTATTCTAATCATGGATTCACTCAGACTTTCTCTTCATGAACGAGTCTTCAAACTCTTAAGGGA GTACTTGCAGTCAGAGTGGGAGGTCCGTCGTGGATCATCGAGGGAATTTGGTCCTGATCAGATGAAAAGCTCACATTGCCAAGTTCCCCTTCAGGACAATAGCAGTGACTGTGGTCTCTACCTGCTGCAATACGTCGAGAGTTTTTTAAAG GACCCTGTGGTGCATTTTGACCTCCCTCTACACCTAGAGCATTGGTTTCCACGGCAGCAAGTGCGGAGGAAACGAGATGAAATCAGAGATCTGGTACTTAACCTTTACCGACATCAGAACCTGGACAATAACAGATAG
- the senp7 gene encoding sentrin-specific protease 7 isoform X5, whose product MTERRRALTLPFSVDKDNPQVPWTAIAGCKIRHCDSQHKNASMLFEHNHAAMVKCGMARRKPHLILTDVLKTKLGKAYIERIKQNHSLGQKGQSSQKESGGCREESPIRRGTRSAQRETRNDKNKSMTTKCNQKTTSSSAQRSRLRRRSHNTDGDEDKEESKDIDEGMIDKDNGEDYKFAEVVDCGLSVSWEPAEDTGSCDEFSPASIKDRWTDPGNEVQQSLKRKRRDAGAHCNGTGSPKRHRESVLRLTGEDGRDGGPAQTRICFEESGEDLDLESLDRSIVQFTVGADERTDVLLPIINPNLEAGDFIGTPRRRLSSSQDDTTKISPSEPIVLSSDDEESSGDPEPSRTAVHTPVTVEGTVIRGKSSQDAVAKQQEAPDIQDMQMLHVVVKELPGSVPVTPIPTVDHSCMGVAFSRLHCGGYQGKANGDIMITDQKIIIPLKDTSEKVEVMLSLEREELRRYSVWEQEELEDQDIHCMDNEEPPPAAVLLFCVSETAAAAIQWDLRKLKQDGTTNPGKASPFILLTLRDPLKGMEGALLRSFLDIDCLKSLGHDKSFVDGVDDLEDIHCPVLSLDDSLELIRRTGLDPHLLSLLGLESPDPDPDPGPDIDQDSPYSDRDSNASPQIQLEDDSQEETALELETPPEQDTEMQLKPDEDQIEQELEHPSEKSREEPIPAYTLCHRRTRGSYSVSLCNADSSWTKYKHEGLARRLIQFPPPPLKGGITVTMEDLQCLDSGQFLNDVIIDFYLKYLLQNASDSVAERSHIFSSFFYKQLTRRDNASEGVTSDSQRQRRHQRVKTWTRHVDIFKKDFLFVPVNQEAHWYLVVICFPGLDEPKVEPWTGKDSMGNGHNGTDELQDQEEAQGSKSSDDNTETPPASNHSDSLDTETGTKNENAQEDSNKESPPGPVNCTEQTCQRESVCKSPCILIMDSLRLSLHERVFKLLREYLQSEWEVRRGSSREFGPDQMKSSHCQVPLQDNSSDCGLYLLQYVESFLKDPVVHFDLPLHLEHWFPRQQVRRKRDEIRDLVLNLYRHQNLDNNR is encoded by the exons ATGACGGAGCGACGGAGAGCCTTAACTCTTCCATTTAGTGTTGACAAGGATAACCCG CAGGTTCCCTGGACTGCTATTGCAGGTTGCAAAATCAGACACTGTGATTCACAACATAAAAATGCTTCCATGCTGTTTGAGCACAACCATGCAGCCATGGTCAAATGTGGAATGGCCAG GAGGAAGCCCCACTTGATCCTGACAGATGTCCTAAAGACAAAGCTGGGTAAAGCTTACATAGAAAGGATAAAACAAAATCACTCCTTAGGACAGAAAGGACAAAGTTCGCAAAAGGAGAGTGGTGGGTGCAGAGAGGAATCCCCGATCCGCAGAGGCACGAGGTCTGCTCAGAGGGAAACTAGGAATGATAAGAACAAGAGCATGACAACAAAATGCAACCAGAAGACCACCTCCTCATCCGCTCAAAG GTCAAGACTCAGAAGAAGGTCACATAATACTGACGGTGACGAGGACAAAGAAGAAAGCAAAGATATAGACGAGGGGATGATCGACAAGGACAACGGAGAAGACTACAAATTTGCTGAAGTTGTAG ATTGTGGGTTGTCAGTGAGCTGGGAGCCTGCTGAGGATACGGGAAGCTGTGATGAGTTTTCCCCAGCTAGCATCAAGGACAGGTGGACTGATCCAGGAAATGAAGTACAACAAAGTTTG aagaggaaaagaagggaTGCAGGGGCCCATTGCAATGGAACAGGCAGTCCCAAACGCCACCGTGAAAGTGTGCTTCGCCTCACTGGGGAAGACGGAAGAGACGGAGGACCAGCCCAGACACGTATTTGTTTTGAAGAAAGTGGAGAAGACTTGGATTTGGAAAGCCTGGACCGTAGCATTGTACAGTTCACGGTGGGAGCAGATGAGAGAACAGATGTTCTGCTCCCAATCATCAATCCTAATTTGGAGGCTGGGGACTTTATTGGAACCCCCAGACGCCGTCTATCGTCCAGCCAGGACGACACAACCAAGATCAGCCCCTCTGAACCTA TTGTGCTGTCCAGTGATGATGAGGAAAGCAGTGGCGATCCTGAACCCAGCAGAACAGCAGTCCATACACCGGTCACTGTGGAAGGCACAGTAATACGGGGAAAATCCTCACAGGACGCTGTGGCCAAACAGCAAGAAGCTCCTGACATACAGGATATGCAG atGCTGCATGTCGTTGTAAAAGAGCTTCCTGGTTCTGTGCCGGTTACTCCCATACCCACTGTAGACCACTCTTGCATGGGCGTGGCCTTCTCCAGACTGCACTGTGGAGGTTACCAAGGGAAGGCGAATGGAGACATCATG ATAACAGACCAAAAAATCATCATCCCATTGAAAG ACACTAGTGAAAAGGTGGAGGTGATGTTAAGCTTGGAACGTGAAGAGCTGAGGAGGTACAGTGTTTGGGAGCAGGAGGAACTGGAGGATCAGGATATTCACTGTATGGACAACGAAGAGCCGCCTCCTGCTGCTgtccttttgttttgtgtgtcagaaactgctgcagctgctatACAGTGGGACCTCCGTAAGCTCAAACAGGATGGAACCACAAACCCTG gCAAAGCCAGCCCCTTCATCCTGCTGACTCTGAGAGATCCTCTGAAGGGAATGGAGGGGGCTTTATTGCGCTCCTTCTTGGACATTGACTGTCTCAAAAGTCTGGGACATGACAAAAGCTTTGTAGATGGAGTCGATGATTTGGAGGACATCCACTGTCCTGTTCTTTCTCTGGACGATAGCTTGGAGCTGATTAGAAGAACTGGACTAGACCCCCACTTGCTGTCCCTGCTGGGTCTGGAGAgccctgaccctgaccctgaccctggACCCGACATAGACCAGGACAGTCCATATTCTGACAGAGACAGCAACGCCTCACCACAAATTCAGCTGGAGGATGATTCACAGGAAGAGACAGCACTAGAGCTGGAGACACCACCAGAGCAGGACACAGAGATGCAACTCAAACCAGATGAGGATCAGATAGAACAAGAGCTCGAACATCCCTCTGAG AAGAGCAGAGAAGAACCCATTCCTGCATACACACTGTGCCATCGTAGAACCAGAGGATCGTACTCCGTGTCCCTGTGTAATGCAGACTCCAGCTGGACTAAATATAAACATGAGGGTCTGGCTCGTAG gttgatCCAGTTTCCTCCTCCACCACTAAAAGGAGGAATCACTGTTACAATGGAGGACCTGCAGTGCCTTGACAGTGGGCAGTTCCTCAATGATGTTATCATAGATTTTTACCTCAA GTACCTCCTCCAGAATGCCTCTGATTCTGTGGCCGAGCGTTCCCACATCTTCAGCAGCTTCTTCTACAAGCAACTAACACGAAGGGACAACGCCAGCGAAGGTGTCACCAGTGACTC TCAGAGGCAGAGGCGGCATCAACGGGTAAAGACGTGGACACGCCATGTGGACATCTTCAAAAAGGACTTCCTTTTCGTGCCTGTCAATCAGGA GGCTCATTGGTATTTAGTCGTCATTTGCTTTCCTGGACTGGATGAGCCAAAAGTTGAGCCTTGGACTGGTAAAGACTCGATGGGAAACGGTCACAACGGGACAGACGAGTTACAGGATCAAGAGGAGGCTCaaggatcaaaaagctcagatGATAATACAGAGACTCCACCTGCATCGAACCATAGTGACAGCTTGGACACAGAGACAGGTACAAAGAATG aAAATGCTCAAGAAGATTCCAACAAAGAAAGTCCACCTGGTCCAGTG AACTGCACAGAGCAGACTTGCCAGAGGGAAAGTGTTTGCAAGAG CCCGTGTATTCTAATCATGGATTCACTCAGACTTTCTCTTCATGAACGAGTCTTCAAACTCTTAAGGGA GTACTTGCAGTCAGAGTGGGAGGTCCGTCGTGGATCATCGAGGGAATTTGGTCCTGATCAGATGAAAAGCTCACATTGCCAAGTTCCCCTTCAGGACAATAGCAGTGACTGTGGTCTCTACCTGCTGCAATACGTCGAGAGTTTTTTAAAG GACCCTGTGGTGCATTTTGACCTCCCTCTACACCTAGAGCATTGGTTTCCACGGCAGCAAGTGCGGAGGAAACGAGATGAAATCAGAGATCTGGTACTTAACCTTTACCGACATCAGAACCTGGACAATAACAGATAG